In Lathyrus oleraceus cultivar Zhongwan6 chromosome 2, CAAS_Psat_ZW6_1.0, whole genome shotgun sequence, the DNA window GAGGTTTAGATGGAGAAAATTTCAGAGGAAACTATGTGGGAAAATATCTGTTGGGGAAACCAAGCAGAAATTCCGTTGACACTAGAGTTCAATTGGGGAATATCAATCACTTTCCTAGGGGAGAAAACTCTTCTTGAGAATCATCACCAATATTGATGGTCTTCTGAAAGCAACTTGCACTGAAGAAGAGAGTTGTTCTACTCTTGAGAACACCTCTTGAATCTTGGTTTTGCTGAGGATTACAATGAACTTCATTGAGATGTTGTTGAAACAAGGTTAAGGCTTATGCATGATCTTCTATgtacatgatatgcaaaatgaatgtgAATGTATGAATACATTAGTTTATGAATTTTGTGGGTATCAAGCTTTGATTCCCCGACACCACTGACCTTTAATAGTTGACACCATGAAGATGGTTTGCAAAACTCTAATTTCTATTTTGTTGCCTGGAGGGCTCTGTATTTATTCTTGTCTCTGGAAGAATAATGGCTTCTTACTTAATCAGATCAAGATGAACATTAAGATTCTTCACACTTTGTGAACTTATCGTTCCCTAGTCTGTTGGGCCTTTGGAAAAACTTCccttgaaaatgaaatatttaACTATTTTCCAAAACATGACTTTAAGACGGATTGCCCCAGTATTCTGAAATCTGCATTGGTATGCCCCCTGACTGATCAACTTTTGTAGTGGCGGGCCCCAATGTACTATGGAAGTGGCTTTCCCAAGTATGAGTCTTGGAGAGACCTTCTGCGTCTCGAAGTGATTGCTCCAAATCCACTGAATCTTGAAACGAATTGCAACAGGATGACTTCCCTTTGGAAGGATTTCTTTGATGCAAAATGTCAATTTGCAAAtaaaattgttcattcaaaaatggtaatttaaACGCAATTCTCATGCAAAATTTTAAATCAATCACTATTGAAGTGGAGGTGATAAACAGTGAACGAATCATTGGTTTAATCAAAGTGTGAAAGAAAATGGGATATGCTACCAACATAGATGATTTAGAAAATATCTaggagtcaagttaacacaaccttgcTGAGTATGCTTTCAAAGAAACCTTGCTTCAAATAAGTCTTTTACATGTTGTAACATGACATGGTTCACAgtttttaaacaaaaggataTAGGCTCAAAGTGTTGATTTTAACCAACCCCAATATCCTTGATGATATCCAGTCATACATTCAGTTAATTTGATAAACACAATCAAATTCCAAAAGAGATCTAACGGTGTGAACCTGTTGGCTTAAGAATCAAAGATGATCATTCATTTGACATGGTAGTCAACTGTCTCCATTTGGTAATCACTGTACTTGATTGTGTCAGGAAATTTGGTGACCCTTTGGTTCTTGATATGATGGTTACctattttcaattttttttgttctcttttttcttcttttccataACTTTTGGATGGACTGGATCTTTTGAACTCTCATTCCACTATGATGCCCTAATTCTTGCCCGAGTCAACTTCTTGGTGTGTGACTTAGCAGGCTTTTTTCTGTTTctaatttctttttcttttcagAGAAATGTGCGTGACATCTATTCTTTTTGGGATGGCAACTGTCGTGTCCTTGGTTATTGAGAAACACCCACTATACCTTTGTATTTTTCATGAATACTTAGACACTCCTTGATGGTTGTGAAGAGAGCATGTTGTTACACCTCTTAGGCGTTTGGAATGATTCTCTTGAGATTTTAATGCATAGCCAAATTAACTGAAAACTACCATGCCTCAGATTCAAATTAAGGTTTTTTTTTCATTCAGAAtgaaacaccaacttctaggctcaaagggATTGACAAaggattatcttccttatatctccAATGTTTGGGTgttgaaacaatgccttacatcatcagcaagaTTTATTCGAAATCATACCCCAAAAATTTTGGGTatttcgttttcatcatcctccctctAATCTTTGCTAAAAAAAAGTTTAATAAAGATAAGGGAATAAGAGAAACAAagattttttatatataaatggaaaatgagtgaaTACGACATGATTGATTCAAAAAATGAATGATCACTTCATTAACATTTCcattgaaataaaaaaaatgctTAAAAGAAAATAGCATTTAACATGCAAAGGAAATACAGATGAAAAACTAAAAATAGCAAGACGATTTCCAGTTGAGGATGAACTCTTGTGCTTTATTTATTGCTGGGATAACCTTCTTCGTAGTTGGAGGTCGTCATTCTCATTGAGACCAATATGATAATCACCTTCACACTTATTCTCGAAAATTTCTTCTATTGCATGGACTGATGGACCCGCATGACTGGGTAAATGATTGATGTTTATATGAAGGCCCTAAGGCGTGGAcaaaatcaatttggactcaatTATATCTTGTACCATGTTCTTGACTGCTTTGCATTCCTCAAATGAATGTACTGGTGCATCGACATGGAAGTTACATCGGGCGTTCGGGTCAAAACCTGATGGATACGGAAGAGGCATTGGATTCAGTTCCTTTAGCTCTACCAATCTAGTCTTTATTAAATGTAGCAGTATGTCACTATATGGCACTAGTAAAAGATAAAATTTCCTCTTTAGATTTTGAGTGCGTTGGCGTTGTCGTCGCGGAACATGTTATTATTGTGAAAtctgttgttgatgttgaggGGGACCTTGATTTGAAGGAGGGTATTAACCATATGGAGGGAATGTCATCTGACATGGAGGCCTAGAAGGTTATTGACTCTGAACAGTTGATATGTATGGGTACTGATAATAAGGCACCAAAGGTGGAACTTGCAGAGCTTAGGGATTTTCCTATATTGTATTAACTTCGTTTTCCTCTTCCTTTTGGAAATCGCTAAGGCATTCACTCTCAATGGTCTGGCTACTTAAGGCGCTTTGAATTCTTCTGCTCTTGAGGCCATCCTCGTTGCGATCCCCAATTGTCACAAGGTcaaagtgttggtgtaagccctagaggccaatacttttggtaattgtgtcgaattatttattaataataaaaggctttttctttattatgattgtctaataaagtccctagaatagatagtccgtttaatgtatcaagtttgacttaatcatgagatcacattaaacataaggacactattcttaaagtatccatagtcgagctttattgtgaagtgggataacattaaagcattaagactattatgtatatagactgatgatcacatctcgtggatcatggataaggagttatcaagtcttaaacataggtatgaatattaagattaatatttatactggactgacccgctatgagaatattatatagaatgttatgcaaagtgtcataagttattctcatggtgataatggtgtatacgACCCTTCGAactgaaaccactatggaccctagatgtagagtcgagtgccttattgttgatcaaacattttccgtaactggatgaccataaagacagttgatggatactccacgaagcatgctaagggacatgggtgacctagatggaatttgcccatcctgcgtaacaggataaatgtttatgggcccaatattgaactggacaaggatgacacggtctatgccttgtgtttaaggggaaaagggtaattatacacataagtattatcacaaaaggatttgtcatatcacatgacattttcgtgtcttgggtagcagtgatgtgttgctagataccgctcactgtttattatgttaattacgcgatttaatataattgccaatgccgcgaaaacctacagggtcagacacaaaaggacggatagataagagatagagtaactaaggaataccgtaatatacggtgcacttaagtgatctgtagaacatcgtaaggtacggtgtacttaagtagaatacgaaatatggtaaggtaccatgcgcttaagtgatttttggcatattataaaatatgggccacatacacttgagtgggattttaatattgtagcccacacaagtggttctataaatagaacccttgtgtagaagcattggggaaattgtaatttcgtttctctctctctctctctctctctctctctctctcactcaaagccttcattcgtagcagctagcactgagattgaaggaattcgttcgtgtggactgagtaaaggcattgtcatcgttcaacgttcatgatcgctccgtagatctgcatcaaaggttacaatcaccactaaaggagaaattttaaattccgttgcattttgggTCACTCTTCTCCTTCACAAAGCAGATGAATGATGTTTTACTTATCATTTTTTCGAAGTCTGGGCCTTGCAAGGTACATGTAAAAATACCATTTATCTCCCTATCCAACATTGGTGGTTGaacctgagcagccaactctctccagctttgggcgtactctttgaacaACACGGTGCTCTTCTGAGTAAGATTTTGCAATTAAGTACGACTCGGATCCATATATATATGGATGTGACCTCATTCTTGTTGCATATACCATTCCAATGATTCTCCACTGAGACTGTCTTGAAAGAAGTGGATGAACAACTTATCTTCGTGAGAGTATGCGACTATTTTTTGGTAGTACATCGTGAAATGAGTCTTTGGATAACTAAtccctttgtacttctcaaaaTTTGGTGTCTTTAACTTTGGAGGGATTACTACGTCTATCACTAATCACAGATCGAGTATGTCGAGCCCATAGGTGTCACACCCCTTTATGTCTTAAAACCTCACTTCCAACACATAACATATTTCAATAATATCAACATCCCGTGGGCGTTCATGAAGGAAAATTGTAATCCAAAATGAAGTggaaattaattttttttcctttagtgatccttaccaatgggcatgatcagtgatataaactgttacctcttgtgacgattgaaacctttgatgcagatttAAGGAatgatcacgagcgttgaatggtgacaacgcctctactcagtccacacgaacatATTCCTTTAGTCTTAGTGCTAactactacgaatgaaggctttgagtgagagagagagagagagaaatgatatttcatcaagtgaaatgcttcttcacaagggttctatttatagaaccacttgtgtgggctgcaaggTTAAAAGCCCACTTTAGTGTATGTGGCGCATATGTTATGGTATACCAAAAATaacttaagcgcgtggtaccttaccatatttcgtattctacttaagtgtaatgtaccttacgatgttgtagaattcacttaagtgcaccgtatcttacagtgttccttatttactatgtctctcatcaatctgtccttttgtgtgttaccctgtaggttttcgcgatattgacaattatattaaatcacgtattgaacataataaacagtgagtggtatctaacaacacatcactactatccaagacatgaaaatgtcatgtaATCTGAaaaatccctttttgtgataatacttgtgtgtataattaccattttgccctttGATAACGAGAAATCGTATCATGTTTTTAGGCTCATTCCACATGTCATCCGTCTATGTTTTTATGCATTTTATCTCCTTTTACTTCATATTTATTTGTTTTCCTATTGCTACCCGATTTCATTAGAGATTTGGAAGCCTCGTGGAAAAGGAGAGTAAAAGGAGCTAAAAAGGAGCAAAAGAGTTGTTTTTAACCATTTTGTGCAGATGGAGTTCGCCACCTGCTAGATGGCATTCGCCATCCCCATTGCCTGCCATGTCATTTATGTATGGAAGGAATGGCGTTCGCCATTCCCCTAATGGCGTTTGCCATTATCATGCAGTAACAGAACTGCGCTAATGGGCAGTTTATGGCCATTTTACTTTACCTATTTTCCCTCCACTCTCCTTGCACGATCAAAGGAAGTTTAGAGGACGCAAAACCTCTATAAATAAGATTGTGGGAGGTATTTCGAAGCATCCAAGTTGTGCAAAACCTCTGCAAAATCACATTTTAGTATTAAGCATAAATTTACTTGTAAAAGTGACAATAACTCACATCGAGGGATTGTCACACTTGTTTTTCTTTATTTCTCATTGTACTCTTGGATCAAGAACAAGCCTGCTGACATTTTAAATTCAATTCAAGTTCCCGTTTTCTTTAATTTCAGGTTTCCTTTTTACAACTTTTAATATCTGTATGTTTTACTGTTTTTATTACATGCATGCCATGCTGTTCTTAGTTTTGAATGCTTTAGTTATGATGTTTTCAATTAATATCATGCCTTGCTAAATTATCCTGAGTCTGGCGTATGAGGACCGTTGTTACCGACGGGACTCGATAGATATAATAGGCGCGAATATATGATTTAACTATGTTTTGGCTTTAGTTTCCAAATGTATGTTTTACTGTTTTGGTACGAGAGTGTGAGACAAATCAAGGTTCAGTATGATAGCACGAGAGTGTGAGGAAAGAATCGAATAATGGAAACTAGGCAACGATCCTAAAAACAGCTAGAGCGCTTTAGGCATCGTTCATGATCTCATTTACTCTCAAAATACGCTTTCTAATTAGAACGAGCGAGCGAGAGCAAAATTATGTGGTTAGGAGGTGTGATCTTTGTCAATAGCGCAAGAGTGTGACACGGGACATTTAAGTCGATATTTTCTACACAACGTAATAGAGTCGTATTTAGTGCCTGAATTCTACCTAAGCCCCTAGGAACACGGAACCcatattcaaaatcatttttatCATAACTTTGAAACCATTAGAAGTTAGTATTTTCATTCCTGTTCATAACCTTATAACCTTTAGCCTTAGCTTTGCACTGCAACAATAGATAACATTAgcttgaccattagtctatgtggGTTTGACAATCTTTTAAAACTACAAGATAGGCACTGCACTTGCAGTCATCATGCAACAGATACGTCAGTcagcgatcaagtttttggcgccgttgtcggggactaatTCAGTCAATATTGTGATTCCTTTGTTGCACCGTATAGACTAAGGCAACAAATTTTCGTTTTTCCTTTGTTGATTGTATGCCAGACACTCGTTCTCAGAGTAAGGAGTTAAATCATCCAATTGACGATGTCAAGCATTATCTTAATTTAAAACTCTGAATCCACATTTTTCGTATTAAATACGATCTTCTAGATCCTATTATCCCAATTTCAGAACCATAACAAAATGTGGCCGAAAGACCACAAAATCGTCCGTTGAAGTATTATGTTGTTCCATCGCAACCAGAACCACATAACAACATCGCTGCCCCTGCTATCAATCGAAACGATTTCGAGTTGAAACCTTCGCTGTTGCCAGTCGTTCAACAAAACCATTTTTCAGGTAGTCCTATAGATGACCCTAACTTACATTTGTCAGtgtttgtgcagtacgcagacaCAGTGAGAGAAAATGGTGTTAGTCAAGAAGCGATTAGACTACGTCTTTTCTCTTTTTCcttaagagatagagctagagcttggctccagTCTCTACCTTCAAACTCAGTAACCACATGGGACGAGTTGTAGAAAGTCTTATTAGCCCGATATTTTCCACCGAGCAAAACAACTATACTAAGAGCTCAAATCAACAAAATTAAGCAAAAAGAGAATGAATCTATTTTCGACGCTTGGGAAAGATACAAGGATATGATGCGACTTTGTCCACATCATGGACTTGAAAAATGGATGATTATCCATACTTTCTATAATGGTTTATTGTATAACACTAAGATGAATTTAACTGCTGCCGCTGGCGGAGCTCTAATGGACAAACCATACGATGAAGCTTATGAACTCATAGAGAACATGGCTCAAAATCATTTCAAAAGGGGGAGGTGAAAGTGCTGCTGTAGAAAAACCAACTCCGAAAGGTGGAATGTACGAAGTCAATGGCATAGACTGCGTCAATGCTAAAGTGGATGCGCTTATTCAAAAGATTGAAAGCTTGGCCATAACACCAGTAACTACTGTAGCTGCTATAACACCAAATTGTGAATTATGTGGAACCCATGGGCACACTAATGTTGATTGTCAGTTATTGGTTGGTGTTCCCACCGACCAAATAAACTATGCTTAAGGAATCCCATATTCAAACAGTTACAATCTTGGTTGCAGAAACCATCCGGATTTTTCCTTTAAAAGTAACAATGCTTTGTTTCCACCAAACCCATCACCGGCTATTCCACCTGGATATCAAAAAGGAGCCCCTGTTGCTTCACAAGCACCTAGAAAGTCAAATTTGTagatcatgatggaaaactttataaTTGCCCAAGCTCAACAAATTAAAGAGTTTGCAAATCAAAATGCTCACACGACTGAATTGATGAAACAATTTTCAAATAAGTTTGATGATATGGTTACCCATAAGAAAATGTTAGAAACCCTGATCTCCCAAGCAGTCCAACAACAAGCTGCAATAGCATCCCTAGCTAGACCATTTCCTGGTCAAACTCAACCAAACCCAAAAGGCCACGCTAATGCTATCACCCTTCGGAGTGGAACAAAATTAGATGCACCAATTGACACCAGAATCCAAAATTTGACCATGTATCAAAATTCTGGTAAGGGATCTGAAAAGGTAAACGAACCAACCAATGATGGAAAAGAAGACGAAAGCAGAGAGGCAAAAGATAAAGAACTACCTTATATGCCACTGCCACCATACAAACCACCTGTACCTTATCCCCAAAGACTTGTTAAATCCAAAAATGAAGGAAAATTTAAGAAATTCGTAGAAATTCTAAAGAAACTTAACAATAACCATACCATTCATAGAAGCCATTACGCAAATCAAACATAgtaaaaacaaaaacagaaaaagaaaatACTCCAAGGTTAAATAACAAGTTTTACTTGTCCTCCACCCGGAAAAACAATTGTAATCTCTGCCTCTTCTTCTTTTCGGGTCAATCTTATACTCCAACGGTGAATGAAGTAACAAATGACAAACAACACAATCACGATAATCGTGACATTGGTAACCAGAATAATCCatttgcccgaacctttttcgCCTGAATTGTTTCTTCTGGTTTCCCAAAATATCCATTGTGTGTTTTTGGTGCATCTGTTGGAGGGATATCCATAGAAAGTTGGAGATGGCAGGGAGGAGGATAGTGGAGTAAAGAGAGAGATAGTAGGGAGATAATATATGAGAATTTTTTGTTTAATGGATTGAATCTGAAATTTTAGAGAGAGTATATAAGAATGATGGAAATGGTAGATATTTAGTTTATCTCTCCACCGATCAAAAGAAAACATCCTTAAATATTTGATCAGAGCGAATATCAAACTCATAGTATAAATTGCAATGGAAGATATGCAGTATTTAAAATAGAAACGCGTTTTAAGATGCCTGTTTTCTGCTCTATAATTATGTCCCTGTTGAAATCAGCAACATCAAAATCTTCGACAATAAGAGCCATAATTTCATATGTTATAGGAATATTATACCTTCTTCTATCACACCCTCTTTTGCCTATAATTCTCAATTTCATATTTGACATATCATTTGTCTCAAGTTTGTCATGAACCATCCTATAAAGTTTTGCATATGAATTTTATTCATCAAACATATGTTTTATGTCTTCAAGGATGGATGAGT includes these proteins:
- the LOC127122178 gene encoding uncharacterized protein LOC127122178, which codes for MMENFIIAQAQQIKEFANQNAHTTELMKQFSNKFDDMVTHKKMLETLISQAVQQQAAIASLARPFPGQTQPNPKGHANAITLRSGTKLDAPIDTRIQNLTMYQNSGKGSEKVNEPTNDGKEDESREAKDKELPYMPLPPYKPPVPYPQRLVKSKNEGKFKKFVEILKKLNNNHTIHRSHYANQT